In Leishmania mexicana MHOM/GT/2001/U1103 complete genome, chromosome 13, the following proteins share a genomic window:
- a CDS encoding putative actin-like protein yields the protein MDYNVSTAAVVLDCGSFHSRAGFGGEKGPRLDVPTLVGYPRHRSIAMAAGMNEQEVGEEALLKQGILDVHHPIRNGFINDWGDVEKLWSHLFFNELRVSPETHCFLLTQPVNTPAAQRERTLEIMMETFHAHSLYLGTSQVLSLYSYGLTTGLVVDSGKDVTHAVPIHEGYALVRHVTQSPVAGAALTRYLGGLLREQGYALGTATEQELLNGAKEDLCYVQSSAHAQRGAPSDIYTPATGTSPGLSPAAGSAASRRSTQLTGGVKGSAESTSSATATTAATAKESFNGSPAEKLLDVDSGLAPSAAMGATEDFLLPDGQRIPLTAERYDTTEVLFNYSLLSLMDSNGTDSSTYEPRCKVRTDMGDLFRPSFEKGISWLPFAAVNNCEAALRPQLYANMVLAGGSTSFPGLKARLESEVRQLYRESHPSEAVVPIKVRDMPCRTYSTWLGGSMLAQTAVFQHLVVSRKEYEEEGSRVIHYKSL from the coding sequence ATGGACTATAACGTGtcaacggcggcggtcgTGCTCGACTGCGGCTCCTTTCACTCCCGCGCCGGCTTTGGCGGGGAGAAGGGGCCGCGTCTGGACGTACCGACGCTCGTCGGCTacccgcgccaccgcagcatcGCCATGGCAGCTGGAATGAATGAGCAGGAggtgggcgaggaggcgctgctgaagcaggGTATCCTGGATGTGCATCACCCAATCCGCAACGGCTTCATCAACGATTGGGGCGATGTGGAGAAGCTGTGGAGTCATCTCTTCTTCAACGAGCTGCGCGTGTCGCCGGAGACGCACTGCTTCCTGCTGACGCAGCCCGTCAACACCCCTGCCGCGCAGCGTGAGCGGACGCTGGAGATCATGATGGAGACCTTCCACGCGCACTCGCTTTACCTCGGCACCTCCCAGGTGCTGAGCCTGTACAGCTACGGGCTCACTACAGGACTCGTGGTGGATAGTGGCAAGGACGTCACACACGCCGTCCCCATCCACGAAGGCTATGCACTGGTGCGGCACGTCACGCAGAGCcccgtcgccggcgcggcacTCACCCGGTACCTGGGCGGACTGCTTCGCGAACAGGGCTACGCTCTCGGCACGGCGACcgagcaggagctgctgaacGGCGCCAAGGAGGACTTGTGCTACGTACAGtccagcgcgcacgcgcagcgcggGGCGCCCAGTGATATCTACACCCCCGCAACCGGAACCTCGCCAGGGTTGTCGCCGGCTGCCGGGAGCGCGGCCAGCCGCAGAAGCACGCAACTCACGGGAGGAGTCAAGGGCAGCGCCGAGAGCACGAGTTCAGCCACCGCAACCACGGCCGCGACAGCAAAGGAGTCCTTCAATGGATCCCCTGCAGAGAAACTCCTCGACGTGGACAGCGGGCTCGCACCGTCGGCCGCGATGGGTGCCACCGAAGACTTCTTGCTCCCCGACGGGCAGCGTATCCCGCTCACGGCGGAGCGCTACGACACGACCGAGGTGCTCTTCAACTACTCCCTGCTTTCCCTGATGGACAGCAACGGCACGGATAGCAGCACCTACGAGCCCCGCTGCAAGGTGCGCACCGACATGGGCGACCTGTTCCGCCCATCTTTTGAGAAGGGGATTAGCTGGCTGCCGTTCGCGGCCGTCAACAactgcgaggcggcgctgcggccgcagcTCTACGCCAACATGGTGCTGGCCGGcggctccacctccttcccTGGACTCAAGGCCCGCCTCGAATCCGAGGTGCGGCAGCTCTACCGGGAAAGCCACCccagcgaggcggtggtgccgatCAAGGTGCGCGACATGCCGTGCCGCACCTATAGCACGTGGCTAGGTGGGTCCATGCTCGCGCAGACGGCCGTCTTCCAGCACCTGGTCGTCTCCCGAAAGGagtacgaggaggaggggtcaCGTGTCATCCATTACAAGTCGCTCTGA
- a CDS encoding katanin-like protein: MRHLQPLSNTAAPAPGSSLALMKTQQLAREEEEKLRARRVKGVIVLVEQFLLEQGYHQTLQALQQESRISLAQFSAADNMDLLSLVQEYEEYHAFKCQRAPKLYRVRGGSSDDADGVGGVNSESGERMLSRRRKGASAPSVATSSSSPPSLSSVEKPPPHLRPTNLARALSHVQTNGDKRAVAPNGDGSALGLSLQGESAAAHSSGREGEKGRRDAARDGEDCNDAAEDPFGPLSRRVLKPLPPFPTNELNDLAATILREILDVNPSVRWGDIANLESAKHLLQEAVVMPVKYPELFQGILRPWKGILLFGPPGTGKTLLAKAVATECRTTFFNIAASSVVSKWRGDSEKLVRMLFDLAVHYAPSTIFIDEIDSLMSARSSDGEHEGSRRMKTELLTQMDGLSKRRGGEVVFVLAASNVPWDLDTAMLRRLEKRILVSLPTHDARVLMFRRLLPNSFASDADYEACATLTEGMSGADIDVVCREAMMRPVRKLISQLEAAGNGRDAHTRLPSEPLKPAAATLEDVQASIACTRSSVRVADLDKYDVWAREHGSGLST, translated from the coding sequence atGCGTCACTTGCAACCACTCTCGaacacggcagcgccggcgccgggctCGAGCTTAGCGCTTATGaagacgcagcagctcgcccgcgaagaggaagagaagctgCGCGCTCGACGAGTCAAGGGGGTCATCGTGCTCGTCGAGCAGTTCCTGCTGGAGCAGGGGTACCACCAAACTCTGCAGGCGCTCCAGCAGGAGAGCCGCATCTCCCTCGCTCagttcagcgccgccgacaaCATGGACTTGCTCTCTCTTGTCCAGGAGTACGAAGAGTACCACGCCTTCAAATGCCAGCGTGCGCCGAAGCTGTACCgcgtccgcggcggcagcagcgatgacgccgacggcgttgGCGGTGTCAACTCTGAAAGCGGAGAGCGGATGCTCTCACGGAGGCGAAAAGGCGCGTCGGCTCCTAGTGTCGCGACCTCGTCTTCATCGCCACCTTCGCTGTCCTCTGTAGaaaagccgccgccgcaccttcGGCCAACGAACCTCGCGCGCGCCCTCAGCCACGTGCAGACAAACGGCGACAAGCGCGCTGTGGCGCCGAACGGGGACGGCAGCGCTCTTGGGTTGTCTCTCCAGGGCGAgtccgctgccgctcacaGCTCCGGCCGCGAGGGCGAGAAGGGTCGAAGAGACGCAGCCAGGGATGGCGAGGACTGCAATGATGCTGCAGAAGACCCATTCGGCCCCTTGAGCCGCCGCGTACtgaagccgctgccgccgtttcCGACGAACGAGTTGAACGATCTGGCCGCCACGATCCTGCGCGAGATTCTCGACGTCAACCCATCCGTGCGTTGGGGTGACATTGCTAACTTGGAAAGTGCCAAGCACCTCCTGCAGGAGGCCGTGGTGATGCCGGTCAAGTACCCGGAGCTGTTCCAGGGCATCCTGCGCCCGTGGAAAGGGATTCTTCTCTTCGGCCCGCCCGGCACCGGCAAGACCCTCCTCGCCAAGGCCGTCGCGACGGAGTGCCGCACAACCTTCTTCAACATAGCCGCCTCATCCGTCGTGTCCAAGTGGCGCGGTGACTCAGAGAAGCTCGTCCGCATGCTCTTCGACCTCGCCGTCCACTACGCGCCAAGCACTATCTTTATCGACGAGATCGACTCCTTGATGTCAGCACGGTCGAGCGACGGCGAGCACGAGGGGTCTCGCCGTATGAAGACAGAGCTGCTGACGCAGATGGACGGTCTCTCCaagcggcgtggcggcgaggtggtgtTCGTGCTAGCGGCGAGCAACGTGCCATGGGACCTCGACACGGCAATGCTGCGCCGGCTGGAGAAGCGCATCCTCGTTTCGCTTCCGACGCACGACGCTCGCGTTCTTATGTTCCGTCGTCTGCTTCCCAACTCCTTCGCATCCGACGCGGACTATGAGGCGTGCGCCACGCTAACGGAGGGCATGTCCGGTGCCGACATCGACGTCGTCTGCCGTGAGGCCATGATGCGACCGGTGCGGAAGCTCATTTCTCAGCTTGAGGCTGCAGGAAACGGCcgcgacgcgcacacgcggctTCCAAGCGAGCCGCTGAAgccggcagccgcgacgCTCGAGGATGTGCAAGCGAGTATTGCGTGCACCCGCAGCAGTGTCCGGGTAGCAGACCTCGACAAGTACGATGTGTGGGCACGCGAGCACGGCTCTGGACTATCCACGTAA
- a CDS encoding amp deaminase-like protein, producing the protein MEQQWHDILLHNDAGDAALHKGAPLLLEALQIIGDVQSISAATRLGLHLREAEHSSAMDQLVSTFTDKHMHREHAAHAAAAAPLLKALVDFLQGCTPAPETAAAAAAPMTPSLVAVAELDGLLVPSAVWRAGSREVAVPPQPQLPSSPPAEAAASPSPGDAVIPLAGELRWHPLFSYKAFLDRLDRLSGLISNGEVFSACEPRIKVLQSRFSLYRAYNGGREDAYHPTFGGGDIKRAPKCDLRRVETCVSAASVVKFIEELRRDRPSYPLYTEDIIGEARAKGVTSDDSDSSTASDTVSHISIKEAVRRFFGSSVAKSERVLTEEGLCLRPSYAADSPDRWLSLQQLADSGDNPRAAHSSRLLRPLLSTSGGADGEGELLALLLQPILTRVLTSGTCYDRLELELTVSGKDVEELPRLARWCAMSGLLQSCPGLFFRFHVVQDAYIAGTEAAQQQRRHHSQHATVVEGHGSSSESSSRASRSLFFGDVLHNIFSPIWEAYLAAAGAAAGTVGSGADAPGPSTERRVAEMQALLRRTTGFSVSLTNAAAVQEMPPTSNPSCQFPLPSSNNSGGSERATAAASLTPPDAFFVYHIWRNVQLVNAFVFASGEQEKRTTGAVAACEAAGAAMPAWNIRPAFTLTLHGGANSRTLFGESVLGLLLADAVVNPSAAFEWSPLTYLFMLSQRHIILTPSRNRCSSASVKHTLNTTAVPLAVQAGLHVSVATLDPLFYDTTNDALSEELKELAKQRGLANADVTEMCLRSLEASSGCFTRVEQRHLFGYAWPHAQARYSQFSATQVSPLRLHHRACALEHELDVLFAAVREGSNNSGGGVATTTARRRAVYSRRDEARLRAVLFLPSAADDGSDPSAAVYRRTISASTRALELEHDPALLVRLPGYQAHEGAMQYPRILISGPDRVGPSAAAKRLMVAMATREAYQQFVMRPEYAQRMQTGSPYGPDRKKDSQSHSPEALVLKWRDGVLNLEERRPKQHSSHAGSASASSPSALPTWVQFQKDTRMLRRLASADPTVAKYASKRLDMLESKYKLHVALTNDDEEDYTITAATATAAENTEGDSAEARARAAAMSRRCVVQTARGDAHNCVKVDVHCHMASGMTAKSLLQFMQRKIRDHPDDVVGVDSRTGAPITLVEFFDEILGEQLTPKLSAVAQGDNSTAVRRAAQGFAVESDKVVAAASAKVGRVAHLLAEMPVAALQVHAGKATFHRFDRFNHRFSPMGMASLRSLFLKTENFMQGRYFAELIRDSFKQNELEGGTFTENRLSIYGRHKDEWDRLSRWFVLHGVSHRTNSWMIQVPRLFHLYQRSGQLRSFQEMLTNIFEPLWHASLHPDKYPYLHFFLSHVSGFDSVDNESDREPDQTIDIPPAQWTSAENPPFAYYMFYMWINITTLNLYRAARGFNTFQFRPHAGESGDPDHMADVFLLADGIGHGVNLDKRPVMQYLYYLAQIPLAITPMSNNTLFCRYKDHPLPNFLYRGLNVAIGTDCPLIFHRTEQPLLEEYGTAEALWNLSAADICELAANSVRTSGFPVSRKREWLGPLYYLRSVAGNDVARSHVPQTRCAFRYEAYMEEVTYLQNRAACEMSCRAMRTPLEEEVDIMDAVGISRGELLERRWDGAEIEEKQRGRPLLPASVDERPARVAKTRDVSHL; encoded by the coding sequence atggagcagcagtggcacgaCATCCTCCTCCACAATGACGCCGGCGATGCAGCCCTTCACAAGGGTGCGCCGCTAttgctggaggcgctgcagatCATCGGCGACGTGCAGTCCATCtccgcggcgacgcggctggGGCTGCACCTGCGCGAAGCAGAACACAGCAGCGCGATGGATCAGCTCGTCTCCACCTTCACTGACAAGCACATGCACCGAGAGCACGCCGCGcatgcggcggcagcagcgccgctcttGAAAGCGCTGGTCGACTTCCTCCAAGGCTGCACACCGGCCCccgaaacagcagcagcagcagcagcaccgatgACGCCATCTTTAGTCGCCGTTGCAGAGCTGGACGGCTTGCTCGTCCCTTCGGCTGTCTGGAGGGCCGGATCCCGGGAGGTAGCCGTGCCGCCGCAACCGCAGctaccctcctccccgccggccgaggccgccgcctctccgtccCCGGGCGACGCCGTCATCCCGCTAGCGGGGGAGCTTCGCTGGCATCCGCTGTTCAGCTACAAAGCCTTCCTCGACCGCCTCGACCGTCTCAGTGGCCTCATCAGCAACGGTGAAGTCTTCAGCGCATGCGAGCCGCGAATCAAGGTGCTGCAGAGCCGCTTCAGCCTCTACCGCGCCTACAACGGCGGTCGCGAGGATGCGTACCACCCCACctttggcggcggcgacatcaAGCGCGCGCCCAAGTGCGACCTGCGTCGCGTCGAGACGTGTGTGAGCGCTGCATCGGTGGTCAAGTTCATCGAAGAGCTGCGCCGGGATCGGCCAAGCTACCCGCTGTACACCGAGGACATCATCGGCGAGGCGCGCGCAAAAGGAGTGACATCTGACGACAGTGACAGCAGCACTGCGTCGGACACAGTGTCGCACATCTCCATcaaggaggcggtgcggcgcttCTTTGGCAGTAGCGTGGCCAAGTCGGAGCGAGtgctgacggaggaggggctcTGCCTGCGCCCGAGCTATGCCGCTGACTCTCCGGACCGATGGCTtagcctgcagcagctcgcagACTCGGGTGATAATCCCCGTGCTGCTCACTCCAGTCGGCTTCTCCGGCCCCTGCTGAGCACTTCTGGCGGTGCCGATGGAGAGggcgagctgctggcgcttcTCCTGCAGCCAATCCTCACGCGTGTCCTCACCTCCGGCACGTGTTACGACCGTCTGGAGCTGGAGCTAACCGTGTCCGGCAAGGATGTGGAGGAGCTACCACGGCTGGCACGGTGGTGCGCGATGAGTGGACTGCTGCAGTCGTGCCCGGGTCTGTTCTTCCGATTTCATGTGGTGCAAGATGCCTACATCGCCGGCacggaggcagcgcagcagcaacggcggcacCATTCGCAGCATGCCACGGTCGTGGAGGGTCATGGGTCTTCATCCGAATCCTCCTCTCGTGCGTCGCGGTCGCTGTTCTTTGGGGATGTCCTGCACAACATCTTCAGCCCCATCTGGGAGGCCtacctcgccgctgctggtgctgctgctggaacagtaggcagcggcgcagacgcCCCTGGACCCTCTACGGAGCGCCGCGTGGCAGAGATgcaggcactgctgcgccggaCAACGGGCTTCTCGGTAAGCCTCACCAACGCCGCAGCAGTGCAGGAGATGCCGCCGACCAGCAACCCAAGCTGTCAGTTCCCGCTGCcgagcagcaacaacagcggcggctcagagcgcgccacggctgccgcaTCGCTAACCCCGCCGGACGCCTTCTTTGTGTATCACATCTGGCGCAATGTGCAGCTCGTGAACGCTTTTGTGTTCGCCTCCGGTGAGCAGGAGAAGCGGACAaccggtgccgtcgccgcgtgcgaggcggcgggagcggcgaTGCCGGCTTGGAACATCCGGCCCGCCTTCACGCTTACTctccacggcggcgccaaCAGCCGCACCCTCTTTGGCGAGAGTGTCCTCGGTCTCCTGCTCGCCGACGCGGTTGTGAACCCGTCCGCGGCGTTCGAGTGGAGCCCACTCACGTACCTGTTCATGCTCTCCCAGCGCCACATCATTCTTACCCCATCCCGcaaccgctgcagcagcgcctcggtCAAGCACACGCTCAACACAACGGCCGTTCCGCTTGCGGTGCAGGCCGGCTTGCACGTCAGCGTCGCCACGCTCGACCCCCTCTTCTACGACACGACAAACGACGCGTTGAGcgaggagctgaaggagctggcaAAGCAGCGCGGGCTGGCAAATGCCGATGTAACGGAGATGTGTCTGCGCTCCCTCGAGGCGAGCAGCGGGTGTTTTACGCGGGTagagcagcggcatctcTTCGGGTACGCCtggccgcacgcgcaggcgcggTACAGCCAGTTCTCTGCCACCCAAGTGAGCCCCCTgcggctgcaccaccgcgcctGCGCGCTGGAGCACGAGCTCGACGTGCTCTTCGCCGCGGTGCGTGagggcagcaacaacagcggcggcggcgtcgcgacgacgacagcacggcggcgggcggTGTACAGCAGGCGTGACGAGGCGCGCCTCCGTGCCGTTCTGTTTCTGCCATCTGCCGCCGACGATGGCAGCGATCCTTCCGCCGCCGTGTACCGCCGCACCATCAGCGCCAGCACCCGTGCGCTGGAGCTCGAACACGACCCTGCTCTCCTTGTGCGCCTACCCGGCTACCAGGCGCATGAGGGCGCCATGCAGTACCCGCGCATCCTTATCTCTGGACCTGACCGGGTGGGGCCtagcgcagcagcgaagcgCTTGATGGTGGCCATGGCAACGCGAGAGGCCTACCAGCAGTTCGTCATGCGCCCCGAGTATGCGCAACGCATGCAGACGGGAAGCCCCTACGGCCCCGACAGGAAGAAGGACAGCCAGAGCCACTCGCCGGAGGCGTTGGTGCTGAAGTGGCGTGATGGTGTGCTGAACTTGGAAGAGAGACGGCCAAAACAGCACAGCAGCCACGCCGGCAgtgcgtctgcgtcgtctccgTCAGCGTTGCCGACGTGGGTGCAGTTCCAGAAGGACACACgcatgctgcgccgcctcgccagCGCCGACCCCACCGTCGCCAAGTACGCCAGTAAACGGCTTGACATGCTCGAGTCAAAGTACAAGCTGCACGTGGCGCTGACGaacgatgacgaggaggactaCACGatcacggcggcgacagcaacagcagctgaGAACACGGAGGGGGACAGCgccgaggcacgcgcgcggGCTGCCGCCATGTCGCGCCGTTGTGTGGTGCAGACGGCGCGTGGTGACGCGCACAACTGCGTGAAGGTGGACGTGCACTGCCATATGGCGAGCGGCATGACGGcgaagtcgctgctgcagtttATGCAGCGCAAAATCCGCGACCACCCGGacgacgtcgtcggcgtGGATTCCAGGACTGGTGCCCCGATCACCCTCGTGGAGTTCTTCGATGAAATTCTGGGGGAGCAGCTGACGCCGAAATTGTCGGCAGTCGCTCAGGGGGacaacagcaccgccgtgcgccgcgccgcacagGGCTTTGCCGTGGAAAGCGACAAAGTTGTGGCGGCAGCCAGCGCGAAGGTGGGTCGGGTGGCGCACCTGCTTGCCGAGATGCCcgttgccgcgctgcaggtgcacgcCGGCAAGGCCACGTTCCACCGCTTCGACCGCTTCAACCACCGCTTCAGTCCGATGGGCATGGCCTCCCTGCGCTCCCTGTTTCTCAAAACGGAGAACTTCATGCAAGGGCGCTACTTCGCCGAGCTCATCCGTGACTCCTTCAAGCAGAACGAGCTCGAAGGCGGCACCTTCACCGAGAACCGGCTGTCCATCTACGGCCGGCACAAGGACGAGTGGGACCGGCTGTCGCGCTGGTTCGTGCTTCACGGCGTGTCGCATCGCACGAACAGCTGGATGATCCAGGTGCCGCGTCTGTTCCACCTGTACCAGCGCAGTGGCCAGCTCCGCAGCTTCCAGGAGATGCTCACCAACATATTCGAGCCGCTCTGGCACGCGTCGCTGCACCCCGACAAGTACCCGTACCTGCACTTCTTCCTCAGTCACGTCTCCGGCTTTGACAGCGTCGATAACGAGAGCGATCGGGAGCCGGACCAGACGATCGACATCCCTCCAGCACAGTGGACAAGCGCCGAGAACCCGCCCTTCGCGTACTACATGTTTTACATGTGGATCAACATCACGACATTGAATCTCTaccgcgccgcgcgcgggTTCAACACGTTCCAGTTCCGCCCCCACGCtggagagagcggcgacCCGGACCACATGGCAGACGTGTTTCTGCTGGCGGACGGCATCGGTCACGGCGTCAACCTCGACAAGCGGCCAGTGATGCAATACCTCTACTACCTGGCGCAGATCCCGCTCGCCATCACGCCCATGTCGAACAACACGCTTTTCTGCCGTTACAAGGACCATCCGCTGCCCAACTTCCTGTATCGCGGCCTGAACGTTGCCATCGGCACCGACTGCCCCCTCATCTTCCACCGCAcggagcagccgctgctcgagGAGTACggcacggcggaggcgctgtgGAACCTGTCGGCTGCAGACATTTGCGAACTCGCCGCGAACAGCGTGCGAACCTCCGGCTTCCCGGTCTCGCGCAAGAGGGAGTGGCTTGGGCCACTGTACTACCTGCGCAGTGTGGCGGGCAACGACGTGGCGCGGTCGCATGTGCCGCAGACGCGGTGCGCCTTCCGCTACGAAGCGTacatggaggaggtgacCTACCTGCAGAACCGCGCCGCGTGCGAGATGTCGTGCCGCGCGATGCGCACaccgctggaggaggaggtggacatCATGGACGCCGTTGGCATCTCCCGcggcgagctgctggagcggcgcTGGGATGGGGCCGAGATTGAGGAGAAGCAACGCGGTCGGCCGTTGCTGCCTGCCAGCGTGGATGAGCGTCCAGCACGCGTCGCTAAGACTCGTGACGTCTCCCACTTATAA